A stretch of the Coprobacillus cateniformis genome encodes the following:
- a CDS encoding HNH endonuclease domain-containing protein has protein sequence MNKYIQDWLEIIENMNNDNTYKLAWGRAIIEIAMSLKIVEENNLIKFEMIAYKMIKYYWNQIFFFDLKQSANSKKPPVLVQQVELLINQYKFLTDSSVPIWFDKAEAILKQNNDFYYRIINKSARKLKDDVSWRFMNVNKKTLNIYHLDKENLYIVFNKQQIMHIQEYHFILSQLLNYKWAQLLERYNNAPRIASKVKGISSNTLKRNNLSKYKKLLLESCNYNPIDFYTGESLQENNISLDHVIPWSFMYSDDIWNLVFTSKSSNSSKSNNIPKEEIIKRLKERNQLLLNTITDPKYKNELEIAIQNNYVDKFYLAIKL, from the coding sequence ATGAATAAATATATTCAAGACTGGCTGGAAATAATAGAAAACATGAATAATGACAATACTTATAAATTAGCATGGGGTAGAGCTATTATTGAAATCGCCATGTCATTAAAAATAGTTGAAGAAAACAATCTCATTAAATTTGAAATGATAGCTTATAAAATGATAAAATATTATTGGAATCAAATCTTTTTCTTCGATTTAAAGCAAAGTGCAAACTCAAAAAAGCCACCTGTCCTAGTCCAACAAGTGGAATTACTCATAAATCAATATAAATTTCTTACAGACTCTTCTGTTCCTATATGGTTTGATAAAGCAGAAGCCATTTTAAAACAAAACAATGATTTTTACTATCGAATAATAAACAAATCTGCTAGAAAGCTTAAAGATGATGTTTCATGGAGATTTATGAATGTTAACAAAAAGACTCTAAATATCTACCATTTAGACAAAGAAAATTTATATATCGTGTTTAACAAACAACAAATAATGCATATACAAGAATATCATTTTATTTTATCTCAACTTCTTAACTACAAATGGGCTCAACTACTAGAAAGGTATAATAATGCGCCTCGCATTGCATCTAAAGTTAAAGGAATATCTTCAAACACATTAAAAAGAAATAACTTATCAAAATACAAAAAATTATTATTAGAAAGCTGCAATTATAATCCAATTGATTTCTATACAGGGGAAAGTTTACAAGAAAATAACATTTCCTTAGATCATGTTATTCCATGGTCATTTATGTATAGTGACGATATATGGAATCTTGTATTCACTAGTAAATCAAGTAATTCTTCCAAATCTAACAATATTCCTAAAGAAGAAATTATAAAAAGATTAAAAGAAAGGAATCAATTATTACTGAATACAATAACTGATCCCAAATATAAAAATGAACTTGAAATTGCAATACAAAATAATTATGTAGATAAATTCTATTTAGCAATCAAACTTTGA
- a CDS encoding nucleoside triphosphate pyrophosphohydrolase: MKHIYNKLVRDNIPVIISKDHKTAKIQILNDDDYLKYLKLKLIEESKEVNTSQNNVELKNELADILEVIEALLNFSQISLQDVLEIKEKKALKNGKFNNRIFLEQVEYTDE; the protein is encoded by the coding sequence ATGAAACATATATATAATAAATTAGTACGCGATAATATTCCTGTAATTATTTCTAAGGATCATAAAACAGCAAAAATTCAAATTTTAAACGATGATGACTATTTAAAATATTTAAAACTAAAATTAATTGAAGAATCTAAAGAAGTCAATACATCCCAAAATAATGTCGAATTAAAAAATGAACTTGCAGATATTTTAGAAGTTATTGAGGCTTTATTAAATTTTTCTCAAATTTCATTACAAGATGTTCTAGAAATTAAAGAGAAAAAGGCTTTAAAAAATGGAAAATTTAACAATCGAATCTTTTTAGAACAAGTGGAGTATACTGATGAATAA
- a CDS encoding xanthine phosphoribosyltransferase, which yields MKALEEKILKEGIVKEGNVLKVDSFLNHQIDVSFLEKMGEEFKELFKDKKITKILTIEASGIGVAVMASRHFGYVPVVFAKKAKTSNISDELYHTRIDSYTHQKTNDVVVSKQYLNQDDHVLIIDDFLANGCAIFGLIDLVQQAGGVVEGVGIVIEKGYQEGGHKIREAGYHLESLAIIESMNDQTSEITFRK from the coding sequence ATGAAAGCATTAGAAGAAAAAATATTAAAAGAAGGTATTGTTAAAGAAGGAAATGTCTTGAAAGTAGATAGTTTTTTAAATCATCAAATAGATGTTTCTTTTCTAGAAAAAATGGGAGAAGAATTTAAAGAATTATTTAAAGATAAAAAAATCACAAAAATATTAACAATTGAAGCAAGTGGTATTGGTGTTGCTGTTATGGCATCAAGACATTTTGGTTATGTTCCTGTTGTTTTTGCAAAGAAAGCAAAAACATCAAATATATCAGATGAACTTTATCATACCCGTATAGATTCTTATACACATCAAAAAACAAACGATGTTGTTGTTTCAAAGCAATATTTAAATCAAGATGATCATGTTTTAATTATTGATGATTTCTTAGCGAATGGATGTGCTATTTTTGGTTTGATTGATTTGGTTCAACAAGCTGGTGGTGTTGTTGAAGGTGTTGGAATTGTGATTGAAAAAGGGTATCAAGAGGGTGGCCATAAAATAAGAGAAGCTGGATATCATTTAGAATCATTGGCAATTATTGAAAGTATGAATGACCAAACAAGTGAAATCACTTTTAGAAAGTAA
- a CDS encoding desulfoferrodoxin family protein gives MHFYKNKNDNFFLQFDEEVQDSEELLHVLVEKHEGDETKHQPIITKEKQQVKVKVGDVMHPMTQEHHISMIFLKTKQGGQYKMLSYLDTPIVTFELSEDDEALEVYGYCNLHGLWKEVA, from the coding sequence ATGCATTTTTATAAAAACAAAAATGATAACTTTTTTCTACAATTTGATGAAGAAGTTCAGGATAGTGAAGAATTACTTCATGTTCTTGTAGAAAAACATGAAGGCGATGAAACAAAACACCAACCAATTATCACAAAAGAAAAACAACAAGTGAAAGTAAAAGTTGGTGATGTCATGCATCCAATGACACAAGAACATCATATCTCTATGATTTTCTTAAAAACCAAACAAGGTGGACAATACAAAATGTTGTCATATTTAGATACACCTATTGTTACATTTGAACTGTCAGAAGATGATGAAGCATTAGAAGTCTATGGATATTGTAATCTTCATGGTTTATGGAAAGAAGTTGCTTAG
- a CDS encoding aspartate kinase, whose protein sequence is MSKVVKFGGSSLADAKQFKKVYQIIKEDKERKFVVPSAPGKRFKEDTKVTDLLYKAYRAQNKSEFNATFEEIKERYQDIIDGLKLNISLDEDFEIMKKAFEDQIGEDYAASRGEYLNGKVLAHYLEFQFIDPKDVIFIDEHGNYDIEKTDPILSAALANVENAVIPGFYGSLNDGSGIIKAFSRGGSDVTGSIVAKNGKVDLYENWTDVSGFLIADPRIVKEPDVIETITYKELRELSYMGASVLHENSVFPVRSEGIPINIKNTNHPEDPGTLIVESTCHKPAHVITGIAGTKGFATVMIEKDMMNSEIGFGRKVLEVFEAHDLSFEHMPSGIDTMTIIVNTDEFIDKEQDVLAGLHRAVQPDSIELESDLALIAVVGRGMKASRGTAARVFNALAKENINIKMIDQGSSELNIIIGVRNCYFEPAIKAIYNEFID, encoded by the coding sequence ATGAGTAAAGTTGTTAAATTTGGTGGATCTTCTTTAGCAGATGCCAAGCAATTTAAAAAAGTATATCAAATTATTAAAGAAGATAAGGAAAGAAAATTTGTTGTACCAAGTGCACCAGGAAAAAGATTTAAAGAAGATACAAAAGTGACTGATTTATTATATAAGGCTTATCGTGCTCAAAACAAATCTGAATTCAATGCAACATTTGAAGAAATCAAAGAAAGATATCAAGATATTATTGATGGGTTAAAATTAAATATCTCTTTAGATGAAGATTTTGAAATCATGAAAAAAGCATTTGAAGATCAAATTGGTGAAGATTATGCAGCTAGCCGTGGAGAATATTTAAATGGGAAAGTTCTAGCTCATTATCTTGAATTTCAGTTTATAGATCCTAAAGATGTTATTTTTATTGATGAACATGGGAATTATGATATTGAAAAGACAGATCCTATTTTATCTGCTGCCTTAGCCAATGTTGAAAATGCAGTTATACCTGGATTCTATGGGTCATTAAATGATGGTTCGGGGATTATTAAAGCATTCTCACGTGGTGGTTCTGATGTTACTGGTTCAATTGTTGCTAAAAATGGAAAAGTAGATTTATACGAAAACTGGACTGATGTCTCTGGCTTTTTAATTGCTGATCCACGTATTGTGAAGGAGCCTGATGTGATTGAAACAATTACGTATAAAGAGTTAAGAGAATTATCTTATATGGGAGCTTCTGTTCTTCATGAAAATTCTGTTTTCCCAGTACGTAGTGAAGGGATCCCTATTAATATAAAAAATACAAATCATCCCGAAGATCCAGGAACTTTAATTGTTGAAAGCACATGTCATAAACCTGCCCATGTTATTACTGGGATTGCAGGAACAAAAGGTTTTGCAACTGTTATGATTGAAAAAGATATGATGAACTCTGAGATTGGATTTGGGCGTAAAGTATTAGAAGTTTTTGAAGCACATGATTTGTCTTTTGAACATATGCCTTCTGGTATTGATACAATGACAATTATTGTGAATACTGATGAATTTATTGATAAAGAACAAGATGTTTTGGCAGGACTCCATCGAGCAGTTCAACCAGATTCGATTGAACTTGAATCAGATTTGGCATTAATTGCTGTCGTTGGTCGTGGTATGAAAGCAAGTCGAGGAACAGCTGCGAGAGTGTTCAATGCCCTTGCTAAAGAAAATATTAACATCAAGATGATTGATCAGGGATCAAGTGAGTTAAATATTATTATTGGTGTTAGAAATTGTTATTTTGAACCAGCTATTAAAGCAATTTATAATGAATTTATTGATTAA
- a CDS encoding desulfoferrodoxin family protein, translating into MKLYKCMHCGNVVEKVLDKGVPVVCCGEPMVELVANTTDAATEKHVPVLSIEGDVLTVKVGEVAHPMTEEHLITAIFAVVGNKVLRADLTADDEPVATFALGGYKGTVEVYEYCNLHGLWKAEIEA; encoded by the coding sequence ATGAAATTGTACAAATGTATGCATTGTGGAAATGTAGTTGAAAAAGTATTAGATAAAGGAGTACCAGTTGTTTGTTGTGGTGAACCGATGGTAGAATTAGTTGCCAATACAACAGATGCAGCAACTGAAAAACATGTTCCTGTATTATCAATTGAAGGAGATGTTTTAACAGTTAAAGTTGGAGAAGTGGCTCATCCAATGACAGAAGAACATTTGATCACTGCAATCTTTGCAGTGGTTGGGAATAAAGTTTTACGTGCTGATTTAACAGCTGATGATGAACCAGTTGCAACTTTTGCATTAGGTGGTTATAAAGGAACTGTTGAAGTTTATGAATATTGTAATTTACATGGATTATGGAAAGCAGAAATTGAAGCTTAA
- a CDS encoding metal-sensing transcriptional repressor, whose translation MKADKSQVTRLLKTARGQIDGILKMIEEDRYCVDVSNQIMATQAILKRANKEIIGAHMKHCVHDAMDSEDADKKIEEMIGVIDQLMK comes from the coding sequence ATGAAAGCTGATAAGTCACAAGTCACACGTTTGTTAAAAACCGCAAGAGGACAAATTGATGGTATTTTGAAGATGATTGAAGAAGATCGCTATTGTGTCGATGTTTCTAATCAAATCATGGCGACTCAAGCCATCTTAAAGCGTGCCAATAAAGAGATTATAGGGGCTCATATGAAACATTGTGTACATGATGCAATGGATTCTGAAGATGCTGATAAAAAAATTGAGGAAATGATAGGTGTTATTGATCAATTAATGAAATAG
- a CDS encoding D-2-hydroxyacid dehydrogenase, translated as MRILMLAPLQKENFEKIEMSFLEDEFIYGDGHTVTQNMIDNCDVIVGNVADHVNLNRDNIQLMMLHSAGSDGYVKAGLLHPRTKLTNASGTYGKAIAEHTLGLILTLNKNIKTYIHHMDEHLWQSVSTGKELYQSTVAIIGLGDLGYELAKRLKAFDCHIIGVKRTLSPLPPCIDELYTTSHIDEVLPQADFVILALPQTRETIHMFDKKRLFLMKGDAVLINIGRGSAICTNDLIEVLETGHLYGVGLDVVEEEPLNQEHDLWDLKNVLITPHASGGYAWKSARDYFTDLVIRNLQHFKKGEELENEVDFVTGYRKVIKYK; from the coding sequence ATGAGAATACTAATGTTAGCACCTTTACAAAAAGAGAACTTTGAGAAGATTGAAATGAGTTTTTTGGAAGATGAATTTATTTATGGCGATGGGCATACTGTGACTCAGAATATGATAGATAACTGTGATGTGATTGTTGGAAATGTTGCTGATCATGTCAATTTGAATCGAGATAATATACAATTAATGATGTTACATAGTGCTGGGAGTGATGGCTATGTCAAAGCAGGTTTACTGCATCCTCGCACAAAATTAACAAATGCGAGTGGTACGTATGGAAAAGCTATTGCTGAGCATACATTAGGTTTGATTCTTACATTAAATAAGAATATTAAGACTTATATCCATCATATGGATGAACACTTATGGCAGAGTGTTTCCACTGGAAAAGAGCTTTATCAGAGTACAGTTGCAATTATTGGATTAGGAGATTTAGGATATGAATTAGCAAAGCGTTTAAAAGCATTTGATTGTCATATTATAGGTGTTAAAAGAACTTTATCGCCGCTCCCTCCATGTATTGATGAACTGTATACAACAAGTCATATTGATGAAGTTTTACCGCAAGCTGATTTTGTTATTTTAGCATTACCGCAAACCAGAGAAACAATTCATATGTTTGATAAAAAACGTTTATTCTTGATGAAGGGTGATGCTGTTCTTATTAATATTGGCAGAGGAAGTGCAATATGTACAAATGATTTAATTGAAGTTTTGGAAACTGGACATCTTTATGGGGTTGGCTTAGATGTTGTTGAAGAAGAGCCATTAAATCAAGAACATGACTTATGGGATTTGAAGAATGTATTGATAACACCTCATGCTTCAGGTGGATATGCTTGGAAAAGTGCAAGAGATTATTTCACTGATCTTGTTATTCGTAATCTACAGCATTTTAAAAAAGGTGAGGAATTAGAGAATGAGGTTGATTTTGTAACAGGATATCGTAAGGTTATAAAGTATAAATAA
- a CDS encoding zinc ribbon domain-containing protein, with protein MYCPNCGKEIKEGSQFCSFCGSKIVLPRNHCPNCGAEIEGNMETCLTCGYHIIPERNKPIVYKSKVVAILLGIILGGLGVHNFYLGYSSKGFIQIVLFFMGILTFGLTTFVSVVWGIIDALLILTGSIERDGDDNLLQ; from the coding sequence ATGTATTGTCCAAATTGTGGGAAAGAAATTAAAGAGGGTAGTCAATTTTGTAGTTTTTGTGGTAGTAAAATAGTTTTGCCAAGAAATCATTGTCCTAATTGTGGTGCAGAGATTGAAGGAAATATGGAGACATGTTTAACTTGTGGCTACCATATCATACCTGAAAGAAATAAACCGATAGTTTATAAATCAAAAGTTGTAGCAATTTTATTAGGCATCATTTTAGGTGGCTTAGGTGTTCATAATTTTTATTTAGGTTACTCATCTAAAGGATTTATACAAATAGTTTTATTCTTTATGGGAATTTTGACCTTTGGTCTTACAACATTTGTTTCTGTTGTTTGGGGTATTATTGATGCACTTTTGATATTAACAGGTTCAATTGAGAGAGACGGTGACGACAATCTCTTACAATAA
- a CDS encoding rhodanese-like domain-containing protein: MKSLKAMITGLFLVGCTSSVTYETISAKDAKEMMGTQDVVILDVREESEYQQGHIREAQLIPLSQIQENNQELPDKDQTVLVYCRSGNRSAKAAQKLVKLGYTHVYDFGGINDWPYEIEK; the protein is encoded by the coding sequence ATGAAAAGTTTAAAAGCAATGATTACAGGTCTTTTTTTAGTAGGGTGTACATCTTCTGTTACATATGAAACAATTTCAGCAAAAGATGCTAAAGAAATGATGGGAACACAAGATGTTGTTATTTTGGATGTAAGAGAAGAAAGCGAATATCAGCAAGGTCATATCAGAGAGGCTCAATTAATACCTTTATCACAGATTCAAGAAAACAATCAGGAACTTCCTGATAAAGATCAAACTGTATTGGTTTATTGTCGAAGTGGGAATCGTAGTGCAAAAGCAGCACAAAAATTAGTTAAACTAGGCTATACACATGTATATGATTTTGGTGGAATTAACGATTGGCCATATGAAATAGAAAAATAA
- a CDS encoding heavy metal translocating P-type ATPase: MKRKYDIIGMTCSACSAHIDKAIRHIDGIQSVNVNLLSNFMVVEFDEDKVNDALIMKTVEEAGYKAMPEKTEVQQTTQNESIDEKKKSLILSFVFLIPLFYISMGHMMGAPLPDILLGHENMMVFALTQLFLTLPIMYINRGYFQRGFKSLWHKSPNMDTLIAIGSAAAAIYSIYAIFMMGYDLGHGNMNEAHQYMMQLYFESAGMILTLISLGKYLESRSKKKTSEAIEKLMNLMPSTATVLIDGQEVVVAIEDVQIGDIVIVKSGQSIPVDGVIIKGQTSIDESMITGESLPVDKSVDDKIIGATMNVEGYIQVKVTHTSGDTTLSKIIQLVEDASSSKAPIAKLADQISGIFVPIVMVISLLTFIGWITLGAQTFHFALTCAIAVLVISCPCALGLATPTAIMVGTGKGAQLGILIKSAENLELLSKADSIVLDKTGTITKGKPQVTDIYPQHISETELLKTAAAIENASQHPLAKAIVEYVQQMDLTFQTVDSFEMVQGQGLIGKLNGKTLLSGNKRMMEEHGIDLSDVYETSQKLASFGKTPLYYALDEQLIGMIVVSDVLKETSQQAIQSLRDMNLSVYMLTGDNALTAKAIGDKLGIEVIAEVLPQDKEKHIRDLQAQGRTVIMVGDGINDAPALMRADVGIAMTSGTDIAIDSADLVLMKNDLQDVVHSIELSHAVIRNIKENLFWAFFYNVIGIPIAAGLFYPFFGWLLDPMFGAAAMSLSSVFVVSNALRLRFFKPKQTIRKKERKMMKKMNIEGMMCAHCQAHVEKALNGIDGVKATVDLKNNCANIELDHDVEETVLTKAVEDAGYKVVGFE, encoded by the coding sequence ATGAAACGAAAGTATGATATTATTGGTATGACTTGTAGTGCGTGTAGTGCACATATTGATAAAGCCATTCGACATATTGATGGTATTCAAAGTGTGAATGTCAATCTTTTAAGCAATTTTATGGTTGTGGAGTTTGATGAAGACAAAGTCAATGATGCTTTGATTATGAAAACTGTTGAAGAGGCGGGTTATAAGGCTATGCCAGAGAAAACAGAGGTTCAACAGACAACTCAAAATGAGAGTATTGATGAGAAAAAGAAGTCATTGATTTTATCATTTGTATTCTTGATTCCACTATTCTATATTTCAATGGGACATATGATGGGAGCACCACTTCCAGATATTTTACTTGGACATGAAAATATGATGGTCTTTGCATTGACACAATTATTTTTAACATTACCCATCATGTATATCAATCGTGGTTATTTCCAAAGAGGATTCAAGTCATTATGGCATAAGAGTCCCAATATGGATACTTTGATTGCCATAGGTTCAGCTGCAGCAGCTATTTATAGTATTTATGCTATCTTTATGATGGGCTATGATTTAGGTCATGGCAATATGAATGAGGCTCATCAGTATATGATGCAACTTTATTTTGAGTCAGCTGGGATGATTTTAACATTAATATCATTGGGAAAATATTTAGAATCTCGTTCTAAAAAGAAAACATCAGAAGCGATAGAAAAATTAATGAATTTAATGCCTTCAACTGCAACTGTTTTGATAGATGGACAAGAAGTTGTTGTGGCCATTGAAGATGTCCAAATTGGAGATATTGTTATTGTGAAGTCAGGACAAAGCATTCCTGTTGATGGTGTGATTATAAAGGGACAGACATCGATTGATGAATCTATGATTACAGGTGAAAGTTTACCTGTTGATAAATCTGTTGATGATAAAATTATTGGAGCAACAATGAATGTAGAAGGTTATATTCAGGTGAAGGTAACTCATACAAGTGGTGATACAACTCTTTCAAAAATTATTCAGCTGGTTGAAGATGCGAGTTCATCGAAAGCTCCGATTGCAAAATTAGCTGATCAAATTAGTGGTATCTTTGTTCCTATTGTCATGGTGATTTCGTTATTGACTTTTATTGGGTGGATAACGCTTGGCGCTCAAACATTTCATTTTGCCTTAACATGTGCAATTGCTGTCTTGGTTATTTCTTGTCCATGTGCTTTAGGGCTTGCCACACCAACGGCTATTATGGTTGGAACTGGAAAAGGTGCTCAATTAGGGATACTCATTAAATCAGCAGAAAATTTAGAACTTTTGTCAAAGGCTGATAGTATTGTTTTGGATAAAACAGGAACAATAACCAAAGGGAAACCTCAAGTAACGGATATCTATCCACAACATATAAGTGAAACAGAATTGTTGAAAACAGCAGCTGCTATTGAAAATGCATCACAACATCCGCTTGCTAAAGCCATTGTTGAATATGTTCAACAAATGGATTTGACATTTCAAACAGTTGATTCATTTGAAATGGTGCAAGGGCAAGGGTTAATAGGAAAACTCAATGGTAAGACTCTTTTGTCTGGAAACAAACGGATGATGGAAGAACATGGTATTGATTTATCAGATGTTTATGAAACATCACAAAAGTTGGCTAGTTTTGGAAAAACACCTCTTTACTATGCATTAGATGAACAATTGATAGGTATGATTGTTGTGAGTGATGTTTTAAAGGAAACAAGTCAGCAGGCTATTCAATCATTAAGAGATATGAATTTATCTGTTTATATGTTAACAGGAGATAATGCTTTGACAGCCAAAGCGATTGGTGATAAATTAGGAATAGAAGTTATTGCTGAAGTTTTACCTCAAGATAAAGAAAAACATATCAGAGATTTACAAGCGCAGGGGCGTACTGTCATTATGGTTGGCGATGGAATTAATGATGCGCCAGCTTTGATGAGAGCTGATGTTGGAATTGCGATGACATCTGGTACTGATATTGCTATAGATTCAGCAGATTTGGTTTTAATGAAAAATGATTTACAAGATGTTGTTCATTCCATTGAACTCAGTCATGCTGTTATTAGAAATATTAAAGAGAATCTTTTCTGGGCGTTCTTCTATAATGTCATTGGAATTCCAATTGCAGCAGGACTATTTTATCCATTCTTTGGCTGGTTATTAGATCCAATGTTTGGAGCAGCAGCCATGAGTTTAAGTTCAGTCTTTGTAGTTAGTAATGCTTTAAGATTAAGATTTTTTAAACCGAAACAAACGATCAGAAAAAAGGAGAGAAAGATGATGAAAAAAATGAATATTGAAGGAATGATGTGTGCTCATTGTCAAGCACATGTTGAAAAAGCATTAAATGGTATTGATGGTGTGAAAGCCACTGTTGATTTGAAAAACAATTGTGCAAATATCGAATTAGATCATGATGTTGAAGAAACAGTTTTAACAAAAGCAGTTGAAGATGCTGGATATAAAGTCGTAGGGTTTGAATAA
- a CDS encoding GNAT family N-acetyltransferase: MKKLNIQEFDEVYALFEKAFIPAELRPYEKMLPLLEKGEFDVYGYYQNNKLTGALLIWEFDDFVYLENFAVDESVRGQGIGSILLDEMKTLFPHKLLILEVEEPTDDISKRRIGFYERNGYVLNPFHYIQPTLRSNATEVNLMLMSYPESINVYSFDQIKKQIFRVVYQQMV; this comes from the coding sequence ATGAAAAAACTAAACATACAAGAGTTTGATGAAGTCTATGCATTGTTTGAAAAAGCATTTATACCAGCTGAATTAAGACCATATGAAAAAATGCTTCCTTTATTAGAAAAAGGTGAGTTTGATGTTTATGGTTATTATCAAAATAACAAATTAACTGGAGCATTGCTTATTTGGGAATTTGATGATTTTGTATATTTGGAAAACTTTGCTGTGGATGAATCTGTACGTGGACAAGGTATTGGAAGTATTCTTTTAGATGAAATGAAAACTTTATTTCCTCATAAACTTCTTATATTGGAAGTGGAAGAACCAACAGATGATATCTCAAAACGTCGCATTGGTTTCTATGAAAGAAATGGTTATGTTTTAAATCCTTTTCATTATATTCAGCCTACATTAAGGTCAAATGCAACAGAAGTGAATCTGATGTTGATGAGTTATCCGGAATCCATCAATGTTTATTCATTTGACCAAATAAAAAAACAAATATTTAGAGTTGTTTATCAACAAATGGTATAA